In Streptomyces canus, one DNA window encodes the following:
- the ftsZ gene encoding cell division protein FtsZ: MAAPQNYLAVIKVIGVGGGGVNAINRMIEVGLKGVEFIAINTDAQALLMSDADVKLDVGRELTRGLGAGANPAVGRKAAEDHREEIEEVLKGADMVFVTAGEGGGTGTGGAPVVANIARTLGALTIGVVTRPFTFEGRRRANQAEDGIAELREEVDTLIVIPNDRLLSISDRQVSVLDAFKSADQVLLSGVQGITDLITTPGLINLDFADVKSVMSEAGSALMGIGSARGDDRAVAAAEMAISSPLLEASIDGARGVLLSISGGSDLGLFEINEAAQLVSEAAHPEANIIFGAVIDDALGDEVRVTVIAAGFDGGQPPTRRETVMGSSSNPARREEPTPVRQTESRPSFGSLGSVTPKEDPEPAQEPVADLPVAPPVPPSRSYTDSSAEELDVPDFLK, from the coding sequence GTGGCAGCACCGCAGAACTACCTCGCAGTCATCAAAGTCATCGGTGTCGGCGGCGGTGGTGTCAATGCCATCAACCGGATGATCGAGGTCGGTCTCAAGGGCGTCGAGTTCATCGCCATCAACACCGACGCGCAGGCGCTGTTGATGAGCGACGCCGACGTCAAGCTCGACGTCGGCCGCGAACTCACCCGCGGACTCGGCGCCGGAGCCAACCCGGCCGTGGGCCGCAAGGCCGCCGAGGACCACCGCGAGGAGATCGAGGAGGTCCTCAAGGGGGCCGACATGGTCTTCGTGACGGCCGGTGAAGGCGGCGGCACCGGCACCGGCGGCGCGCCCGTCGTGGCCAACATCGCACGCACACTGGGCGCCCTCACCATCGGCGTGGTCACGCGCCCGTTCACCTTCGAGGGACGGCGCCGCGCCAACCAGGCCGAGGACGGCATCGCCGAACTCCGCGAAGAGGTCGACACCCTCATCGTCATCCCCAACGACCGGCTGCTGTCCATCTCGGACCGCCAGGTCTCCGTCCTCGACGCCTTCAAGTCGGCCGACCAGGTCCTGCTCTCCGGTGTCCAGGGCATCACCGACCTCATCACCACGCCCGGTCTGATCAACCTCGACTTCGCCGACGTCAAGTCGGTCATGTCGGAGGCCGGTTCGGCGCTCATGGGCATCGGCTCGGCCCGCGGCGACGACCGGGCGGTGGCCGCCGCCGAGATGGCGATCTCCTCGCCGCTCCTGGAGGCGTCCATCGACGGCGCCCGCGGTGTGCTGCTCTCCATCTCCGGCGGTTCCGACCTCGGCCTGTTCGAGATCAACGAAGCGGCCCAGCTGGTCAGCGAGGCCGCCCACCCCGAGGCCAACATCATCTTCGGTGCGGTCATCGATGACGCCCTCGGCGACGAGGTCCGCGTCACCGTGATCGCCGCCGGCTTCGACGGGGGGCAGCCGCCGACCCGCCGGGAGACGGTCATGGGATCGTCCTCGAACCCGGCCCGCCGCGAGGAGCCCACTCCGGTACGGCAGACCGAGAGCCGCCCGTCCTTCGGCTCGCTCGGCAGCGTCACGCCCAAGGAGGACCCGGAGCCCGCGCAGGAGCCGGTCGCCGACCTTCCGGTCGCCCCGCCGGTCCCGCCGTCGCGGAGCTACACCGACAGCTCGGCCGAGGAGCTGGACGTGCCGGACTTCCTGAAGTGA
- the pgeF gene encoding peptidoglycan editing factor PgeF yields MIGRRESVSGAHFAFTDRWGGVSAAPYEELNLGGAVGDDPEAVGTNRELAAKSLGIDPARVVWMHQVHGADAVVVSAPWGERPVPQVDAIVTAERGLALAVLTADCTPVLLADPVAGIAAAAHAGRPGMVAGVVPAALRAMTELGADPARIVARTGPAVCGKCYEVPAEMRADVAAVEPAAHAETSWGTPSVDVTAGVHAQLDRLGVRDRQQSPVCTLESGDHFSYRRDRTTGRLAGYVWLD; encoded by the coding sequence GTGATAGGACGGCGCGAGAGCGTGAGCGGCGCGCACTTCGCCTTCACCGACCGGTGGGGCGGGGTGAGCGCCGCTCCGTATGAGGAGCTCAACCTCGGCGGGGCGGTCGGCGACGACCCCGAGGCCGTGGGGACCAATCGCGAACTGGCCGCCAAGTCGCTCGGTATCGATCCCGCCCGGGTGGTCTGGATGCATCAGGTGCACGGGGCGGACGCCGTGGTGGTCTCCGCGCCGTGGGGCGAGCGGCCGGTGCCTCAGGTCGACGCGATCGTCACCGCCGAACGCGGTCTCGCCCTCGCCGTCCTCACCGCGGACTGCACCCCGGTGCTGCTCGCCGACCCGGTCGCCGGGATCGCCGCGGCGGCTCACGCGGGCCGGCCCGGCATGGTCGCCGGAGTCGTCCCCGCCGCGCTACGCGCGATGACCGAACTCGGCGCCGATCCCGCCCGGATCGTCGCCCGCACCGGACCGGCCGTCTGCGGCAAGTGCTACGAAGTGCCCGCGGAGATGCGCGCCGACGTCGCCGCCGTCGAACCCGCGGCGCACGCCGAGACGAGTTGGGGCACACCCTCGGTCGATGTGACCGCCGGAGTGCACGCGCAGCTCGACCGGCTCGGGGTGCGCGACCGGCAGCAGTCGCCGGTGTGCACGCTGGAGTCGGGCGACCACTTCTCGTATCGCCGCGATCGCACCACGGGGCGACTCGCGGGATATGTCTGGCTGGACTGA
- a CDS encoding YggS family pyridoxal phosphate-dependent enzyme: MTDRKDELAANLAKVERRIAAACAAAGRAREEVTLIVVTKTYPASDVRVLAELGVRHVAENKDQDAAPKAAECSDVPLTWHFVGQLQTNKVRSVVGYADLVQSVDRSKLVTALSKEAVKAGREVGCLIQVALDAGASERGERGGVAPGGIAELADLVAGAPGLRLDGLMTVAPLTGEYAGREQAAFERLMDLSTDLRRDHQAANMVSAGMSADLEQAVAAGATHVRVGTAVLGVRPRLG, from the coding sequence ATGACGGACCGTAAGGATGAACTCGCCGCAAATCTGGCGAAGGTGGAGCGGCGCATCGCCGCCGCGTGCGCGGCCGCCGGGCGGGCGCGGGAAGAGGTGACCCTCATCGTGGTCACCAAGACCTACCCCGCGAGCGATGTGCGGGTGCTGGCGGAGCTCGGCGTGCGCCATGTCGCCGAGAACAAGGACCAGGACGCGGCACCCAAGGCTGCCGAATGTTCTGATGTGCCGCTTACTTGGCACTTTGTTGGTCAATTGCAGACCAACAAAGTGCGATCCGTGGTCGGTTACGCGGATCTCGTGCAGTCTGTCGATCGTTCCAAGCTGGTGACGGCTCTTTCGAAGGAGGCCGTGAAGGCCGGGCGCGAAGTGGGATGCCTCATCCAGGTCGCGCTCGACGCGGGGGCGAGCGAGCGAGGGGAGCGGGGTGGCGTGGCGCCGGGCGGAATCGCGGAGTTGGCCGATCTCGTGGCCGGGGCTCCGGGGTTGCGGCTCGACGGGCTGATGACCGTCGCTCCGCTCACCGGGGAGTACGCGGGACGCGAACAGGCGGCATTCGAGCGGTTGATGGATTTGTCGACCGACCTGCGCCGAGACCATCAGGCTGCGAACATGGTCTCGGCAGGGATGAGTGCGGACCTCGAACAGGCCGTGGCGGCAGGGGCGACACATGTGCGCGTCGGCACCGCGGTACTCGGAGTCCGCCCCAGGCTCGGGTAA
- a CDS encoding cell division protein SepF produces the protein MAGAMRKMAVYLGLVEDDGYDGRGFDPDDDFEPELDPEPERDRRRHEPSHQSHQALQPERDESVRVVQSSVPRDSVPRSTSLAAESVRPARIAPVASITQERASLEKNAPVIMPKVVSEREPYRITTLHPRTYNEARTIGEHFREGTPVIMNLTEMDDTDAKRLVDFAAGLVFGLHGSIERVTQKVFLLSPANVDVTAEDKARIAEGGFFNQS, from the coding sequence ATGGCCGGCGCGATGCGCAAGATGGCGGTCTACCTCGGCCTCGTGGAGGACGATGGGTACGACGGCCGCGGTTTCGACCCCGACGACGACTTCGAACCGGAACTCGACCCGGAGCCCGAGCGGGACCGCCGACGGCATGAGCCGTCTCACCAGTCACATCAGGCACTTCAGCCTGAAAGGGATGAATCGGTCAGAGTCGTGCAGTCCTCGGTGCCGCGCGACTCGGTGCCCCGATCCACTTCGCTGGCCGCGGAATCGGTGCGTCCCGCGCGCATCGCGCCCGTGGCGTCCATCACACAAGAGCGCGCAAGCCTGGAGAAGAACGCACCGGTGATCATGCCCAAGGTCGTGTCGGAACGAGAGCCTTACCGGATCACCACGCTTCACCCCCGGACCTACAACGAGGCCCGTACCATCGGGGAACACTTCCGTGAGGGCACCCCGGTGATCATGAATTTGACTGAGATGGATGACACAGACGCCAAGCGACTTGTCGACTTTGCGGCCGGTTTGGTGTTTGGTCTTCACGGCAGCATCGAGCGGGTGACGCAGAAGGTGTTCCTGTTGTCGCCTGCTAACGTCGATGTCACGGCGGAGGACAAGGCCCGCATCGCAGAGGGCGGGTTCTTCAACCAGAGCTGA
- a CDS encoding YggT family protein, with translation MSVFAQVIYIALMVFLIVLIFRLVMDYVFQFARSWQPGKAMVVVLEATYTVTDPPLKLLRRFIPPLRLGGVALDLSFFVLMIIVYILISITGNLAR, from the coding sequence ATGAGCGTGTTCGCGCAGGTGATCTACATCGCGCTGATGGTGTTCCTCATCGTGCTCATCTTCCGGTTGGTCATGGACTACGTCTTCCAGTTCGCCCGCTCATGGCAACCCGGCAAGGCGATGGTGGTCGTTCTGGAGGCCACCTACACTGTCACTGATCCACCGTTGAAGCTTCTGCGGCGGTTCATCCCGCCGCTGCGTCTCGGGGGCGTGGCGCTCGACCTGTCCTTCTTCGTGCTGATGATCATCGTCTACATCCTCATCTCCATCACGGGAAACCTGGCGAGGTGA
- a CDS encoding DivIVA domain-containing protein yields the protein MPLTPEDVRNKQFTTVRLREGYDEDEVDAFLDEVEAELTRLLRENEDLRAKLAAATRAAAQNQQNMRKPPEQQDQQQGGMPGQGMPQQGMRGPGPGAPVPAGISGPPQQQMGGPMGGPPQLPSGAPQLPAGPGGGQGGPQGPGQMGQGPMGQGQMGQGQMGQGQMGQGPMGQGPMGGQPPMQQQMGGPMGGPMGGPMGGPGQGPGGDSAARVLSLAQQTADQAIAEARSEANKIVGEARSRAEGLERDARAKADALERDAQEKHRVAMGSLESARATLERKVEDLRGFEREYRTRLKSYLESQLRQLETQADDSLAPPRTPATASLPPSPAPSMAPAGASAPSYGGNQGMGGGPSPASPSYGGQQQMSPAMTQPMAPVRPQGPGPMGQAPSPMRGFLIDEDDN from the coding sequence ATGCCGTTGACCCCCGAGGACGTGCGGAACAAGCAGTTCACGACCGTCCGCCTCCGAGAAGGCTATGACGAGGACGAGGTCGATGCCTTCCTCGACGAGGTCGAAGCCGAACTGACCCGCCTGCTGCGCGAGAACGAGGACCTGCGCGCCAAGCTGGCCGCGGCGACGCGTGCTGCTGCCCAGAACCAGCAGAACATGCGCAAGCCCCCGGAGCAGCAGGACCAGCAGCAGGGTGGCATGCCCGGACAGGGAATGCCGCAGCAGGGCATGCGTGGGCCAGGTCCTGGCGCTCCCGTGCCTGCCGGCATATCCGGTCCGCCGCAGCAGCAGATGGGCGGCCCCATGGGTGGCCCGCCCCAGCTGCCGAGCGGTGCGCCGCAGCTGCCCGCCGGCCCCGGCGGTGGCCAGGGCGGCCCGCAGGGTCCCGGTCAGATGGGCCAGGGCCCCATGGGTCAGGGGCAGATGGGCCAGGGCCAGATGGGCCAGGGCCAGATGGGCCAGGGTCCGATGGGCCAGGGCCCCATGGGCGGTCAGCCGCCCATGCAGCAGCAGATGGGTGGCCCGATGGGCGGCCCCATGGGCGGTCCGATGGGCGGCCCCGGTCAGGGCCCCGGTGGCGACAGCGCCGCCCGTGTCCTCTCGCTGGCCCAGCAGACCGCCGACCAGGCGATCGCCGAGGCTCGTTCCGAGGCCAACAAGATCGTCGGCGAGGCCCGTTCGCGTGCCGAGGGTCTTGAGCGTGACGCGCGTGCCAAGGCGGACGCGCTGGAGCGGGACGCGCAGGAGAAGCACCGCGTCGCGATGGGCTCCCTCGAGTCCGCCCGCGCCACGCTGGAGCGCAAGGTCGAGGACCTGCGCGGCTTCGAGCGCGAGTACCGCACGCGTCTGAAGTCGTACCTCGAGTCGCAGCTGCGTCAGCTGGAGACCCAGGCCGACGACTCGCTGGCTCCGCCGCGTACCCCGGCGACCGCGTCGCTGCCGCCGTCCCCGGCGCCTTCCATGGCTCCGGCCGGTGCGAGCGCGCCGTCGTACGGTGGCAACCAGGGCATGGGCGGCGGTCCTTCGCCGGCCAGCCCGTCGTACGGCGGCCAGCAGCAGATGTCTCCTGCGATGACCCAGCCGATGGCGCCGGTGCGGCCGCAGGGTCCTGGCCCGATGGGACAGGCTCCCTCGCCGATGCGTGGTTTCCTCATCGACGAGGACGACAACTGA
- the ileS gene encoding isoleucine--tRNA ligase, with amino-acid sequence MTTPTYRQVPAQVDLPALEHAVLDFWHEQKIFAKSLEQSEGRPEWVFYEGPPTANGMPGAHHIEARVFKDVFPRFRTMRGYHVARKAGWDCHGLPVELAVEKELGFTGKKDIEAYGIAEFNAKCRESVTRHTDAFEALTTRMGYWTDLHDPYRTMDPEYIESVWWSLKEIFNKGLLVQDYRVAPWCPRDETGLSDHELAQGYETIVDPSVYVRFPLTSGPLAGQAALLVWTTTPWTLVSNTAVAAHPEVTYVVATNGEEKFVVAEPLVAKALGEGWATTGQSFTGAEMERWTYQRPFELVEFPEPAHYVVNAEYVTTEDGTGLVHQSPAFGEDDLKVCRAYGLPVVNPVRRDGTFEEDVPLVGGVFFKKADEKLTEDLQQRGLLFKHIPYEHSYPHCWRCHTALLYYAQPSWYIRTTAAKDRLLQENENTNWFPETVKHGRFGDWLQNNIDWALSRNRYWGTPLPIWRCEDDHLTVVGSRAELTQLTGTDHSGLDPHRPFIDEVTFACPQCQKTATRVPEVIDAWYDSGSMPFAQWGYPYKNKELFESRYPAQFISEAIDQTRGWFYTLMAVGTLVFDKSSYENVVCLGHILAEDGRKMSKHLGNTLEPIPLMDRHGADAVRWFMAAGGSPWAARRVGHGTIQEVVRKTLLTYWNTVAFQALYARTSGWAPSEADPAPADRPVLDRWLLSELHALTDQVTQSLESYDTQRAGKLLSAFVDDLSNWYVRRSRRRFWQGDKAALRTLHEVVETVTKLMAPLTPFITERVWQDLVVPVSPGVPESVHLASWPEADLSAIDPELSKQMVLVRRLVELGRATRAESGVKTRQPLSRALIAATGFGSLDRELHAQITEELNVSALASLSEVGGSLVDTTAKANFRALGKRFGKRVQDVAKAVAGADAAALSLALREGTASVEVDGETITLAPDEVIITETPREGWSVASDSGATVALDLEITEELRQAGLARDAIRLIQEARKNSGLDVADRIALRWTATDPAVIAALSEHTPLISDEVLATDFAQGEADDTYGTPFTDEGLSLTFRLRKA; translated from the coding sequence ATGACAACGCCGACGTACCGCCAGGTGCCCGCCCAGGTCGACCTGCCCGCGCTCGAGCACGCGGTGCTCGACTTCTGGCACGAGCAGAAGATCTTCGCCAAGAGCCTGGAGCAGTCCGAGGGCCGCCCCGAATGGGTGTTCTACGAGGGCCCGCCCACCGCCAACGGCATGCCCGGTGCCCACCACATCGAGGCGCGCGTCTTCAAGGACGTGTTCCCCCGCTTCCGGACCATGCGCGGCTACCACGTGGCCCGCAAGGCCGGCTGGGACTGTCACGGCCTGCCGGTGGAGCTGGCGGTCGAGAAGGAGCTCGGCTTCACCGGCAAGAAGGACATCGAGGCGTACGGCATCGCCGAGTTCAACGCCAAGTGCCGCGAGTCCGTGACCCGCCACACCGACGCCTTCGAGGCGCTCACGACCCGCATGGGCTACTGGACCGACCTCCACGACCCCTACCGCACCATGGACCCGGAGTACATCGAGTCCGTCTGGTGGTCGCTCAAGGAGATCTTCAACAAGGGTCTGCTGGTCCAGGACTACCGCGTGGCCCCCTGGTGTCCCCGCGACGAGACGGGCCTGTCGGACCACGAGCTGGCGCAGGGCTACGAGACGATCGTCGACCCTTCCGTGTACGTCCGTTTCCCGCTCACCTCCGGTCCGCTCGCCGGCCAGGCCGCGCTCCTGGTCTGGACGACGACCCCCTGGACGCTGGTCTCCAACACGGCCGTGGCCGCGCACCCCGAGGTCACCTACGTCGTCGCGACCAACGGTGAGGAGAAGTTCGTCGTCGCCGAACCGCTCGTCGCCAAGGCGCTCGGCGAGGGCTGGGCGACCACCGGCCAGTCCTTCACCGGCGCCGAAATGGAGCGCTGGACCTATCAACGTCCGTTCGAGCTCGTGGAGTTCCCGGAGCCGGCCCACTACGTGGTCAACGCCGAGTACGTCACGACCGAGGACGGTACGGGCCTGGTCCACCAGTCCCCCGCGTTCGGTGAGGACGACCTCAAGGTCTGCCGCGCCTACGGCCTGCCGGTCGTGAACCCCGTCCGCAGGGACGGCACGTTCGAGGAGGACGTCCCCCTGGTCGGCGGCGTCTTCTTCAAGAAGGCGGACGAAAAGCTCACCGAGGACCTCCAGCAGCGCGGCCTCCTCTTCAAGCACATCCCGTACGAGCACAGCTACCCGCACTGCTGGCGCTGCCACACGGCGCTCCTGTACTACGCGCAGCCGTCCTGGTACATCCGCACCACCGCCGCCAAGGACCGCCTCCTCCAGGAGAACGAGAACACCAACTGGTTCCCGGAGACGGTGAAGCACGGCCGCTTCGGCGACTGGCTGCAGAACAACATCGACTGGGCGCTGTCCCGCAACCGCTACTGGGGTACCCCGCTGCCGATCTGGCGCTGCGAGGACGACCACCTCACCGTCGTGGGCTCCCGCGCGGAGCTCACCCAGCTGACCGGCACGGACCATTCCGGCCTCGACCCGCACCGCCCGTTCATCGACGAGGTCACCTTCGCGTGCCCCCAGTGCCAGAAGACGGCCACGCGCGTGCCGGAGGTCATCGACGCCTGGTACGACTCGGGTTCGATGCCGTTCGCGCAGTGGGGCTACCCGTACAAGAACAAGGAGCTGTTCGAGTCCCGCTACCCGGCGCAGTTCATCAGCGAGGCCATCGACCAGACACGAGGCTGGTTCTACACGCTGATGGCCGTCGGCACCCTGGTCTTCGACAAGTCGTCGTACGAGAACGTCGTCTGCCTCGGTCACATCCTGGCCGAGGACGGCCGCAAGATGTCCAAGCACCTGGGCAACACCCTCGAGCCGATCCCCCTGATGGACCGGCACGGCGCGGACGCGGTGCGCTGGTTCATGGCGGCCGGCGGCTCCCCGTGGGCGGCCCGTCGCGTGGGCCACGGCACGATCCAGGAGGTCGTCCGCAAGACACTCCTGACGTACTGGAACACGGTCGCCTTCCAGGCCCTGTACGCCCGTACGTCCGGCTGGGCGCCCAGCGAGGCGGACCCGGCCCCGGCCGACCGGCCGGTTCTGGACCGCTGGCTGCTGTCCGAACTGCACGCGCTGACCGACCAGGTGACCCAGTCCCTGGAGTCGTACGACACCCAGCGCGCCGGCAAGCTCCTGTCGGCGTTCGTCGACGACCTGTCCAACTGGTACGTACGCCGGTCCCGGCGCCGCTTCTGGCAGGGCGACAAGGCCGCGCTGCGCACGCTGCACGAGGTCGTCGAGACCGTCACCAAGCTGATGGCCCCGCTGACCCCGTTCATCACCGAGCGGGTCTGGCAGGACCTGGTCGTGCCGGTCAGCCCCGGCGTCCCGGAGTCCGTGCACCTGGCCTCCTGGCCGGAGGCGGACCTCTCCGCCATCGACCCGGAGCTGTCGAAGCAGATGGTCCTGGTGCGCCGCCTCGTCGAGCTGGGCCGTGCCACGCGCGCGGAGTCGGGTGTGAAGACCCGTCAGCCGCTGTCCCGGGCGCTCATCGCCGCGACCGGCTTCGGCTCCCTCGACCGTGAACTGCACGCGCAGATCACGGAGGAGCTGAACGTGAGCGCGCTCGCCTCCCTCAGCGAGGTCGGCGGCAGCCTGGTCGACACCACGGCCAAGGCCAACTTCCGCGCCCTGGGCAAGCGTTTCGGCAAGCGCGTCCAGGATGTGGCGAAGGCCGTCGCGGGCGCCGACGCGGCCGCGCTCTCCCTCGCCCTGCGCGAGGGCACGGCGTCGGTCGAGGTCGACGGCGAGACGATCACGCTGGCCCCCGATGAGGTGATCATCACAGAGACTCCGCGCGAGGGCTGGTCGGTGGCGTCCGACTCCGGTGCGACGGTGGCGCTGGACCTGGAGATCACGGAGGAACTCCGCCAGGCGGGCCTGGCGCGGGATGCGATCCGCCTGATCCAGGAGGCCCGCAAGAACAGCGGCCTCGACGTGGCCGACCGCATCGCGCTCCGCTGGACGGCCACGGACCCGGCCGTGATCGCGGCCCTGTCCGAGCACACGCCCCTGATCTCCGACGAGGTCCTTGCCACGGACTTCGCCCAGGGTGAGGCGGACGACACCTACGGCACCCCGTTCACCGACGAGGGCCTGTCCCTGACGTTCCGCCTGCGCAAGGCGTAA
- a CDS encoding TraR/DksA family transcriptional regulator: MVAKKTAVQQSASGRSTHARAPGGEAKGAAAKAVKAVGAAARSVAKKAAVKSTRAGGEKAAAKKAAPRKESGAKKATAAPGGRTAAEEVSAGRAAAEPPADGTAEATAEATEGVGKASVTRKAAAPKKAATKKTSAANKAVAKKAATKKAVTKKAVAKKTAAKDTAAAESAARGTTATKAAGKKTAAKDSAVEEKAATKTSAAKDTAATESAARGTTATKAAGKKTAAKDSAVEEKAATKTSAAKDTAATKSAAKGTTATKAAGKKTAAKDSAVEEKAATKTSAAKDTAATKSAAKGTTATKAAGKKTAAKDSAVEDKAATEAGAPQGDAGQGTSGKNTLTKRAARKSTAKKAGAAEAAKQTGATTVVAKKTPGTATAAKTALPNARVSAVEPGELAVRPGEDPWTPEEVSEARAELTAEALRLRTEITTSEESLVGLMRDSGDGAGDDQADTGTKNITRESEMALAANAREMLLQTERALGRLDAGTYGLCENCGNPIGKARMQAFPRATLCVECKQKQERRY, encoded by the coding sequence ATGGTGGCGAAAAAGACCGCCGTACAGCAGTCGGCGTCGGGCCGGTCCACCCATGCCCGAGCCCCCGGCGGCGAGGCCAAGGGTGCGGCTGCCAAGGCCGTGAAGGCGGTCGGAGCGGCGGCGAGGAGCGTCGCGAAGAAGGCCGCCGTCAAGAGCACGCGCGCGGGTGGCGAGAAGGCCGCGGCGAAGAAGGCGGCGCCGCGGAAGGAGAGCGGCGCCAAGAAGGCCACGGCGGCTCCCGGCGGGCGGACGGCCGCGGAGGAGGTCTCGGCCGGGAGAGCGGCGGCCGAGCCGCCTGCCGACGGGACGGCAGAGGCCACGGCAGAGGCCACCGAGGGCGTAGGCAAGGCCTCGGTCACGAGGAAGGCCGCGGCGCCGAAGAAGGCGGCCACCAAGAAGACCTCCGCCGCGAACAAGGCGGTCGCGAAGAAGGCAGCCACGAAGAAAGCGGTGACGAAGAAGGCGGTCGCGAAGAAGACCGCAGCGAAGGACACGGCCGCGGCCGAGAGCGCGGCCAGGGGCACCACCGCGACGAAGGCCGCGGGGAAGAAGACGGCGGCGAAGGACAGCGCGGTCGAGGAGAAGGCAGCCACGAAGACATCCGCAGCGAAGGACACGGCCGCGACCGAGAGCGCGGCCAGGGGCACCACCGCGACGAAGGCCGCGGGGAAGAAGACGGCGGCGAAGGACAGCGCGGTCGAGGAGAAGGCAGCCACGAAGACATCCGCAGCGAAGGACACGGCCGCGACCAAGAGCGCGGCCAAGGGCACCACCGCGACGAAGGCCGCGGGGAAGAAGACGGCGGCGAAGGACAGCGCGGTCGAGGAGAAGGCAGCCACGAAGACATCCGCAGCGAAGGACACGGCCGCGACCAAGAGCGCGGCCAAGGGCACCACCGCGACGAAGGCCGCGGGGAAGAAGACGGCCGCGAAGGACAGCGCGGTCGAGGACAAGGCCGCCACGGAGGCCGGTGCCCCGCAGGGGGACGCCGGACAGGGCACCTCCGGGAAGAACACCCTCACCAAGAGGGCGGCCAGGAAAAGCACGGCCAAGAAGGCGGGCGCGGCCGAGGCCGCGAAGCAGACGGGAGCCACGACAGTGGTTGCGAAGAAGACTCCTGGCACGGCCACGGCGGCTAAGACCGCCCTACCCAACGCGCGTGTCTCCGCGGTGGAGCCCGGCGAGCTCGCGGTGCGCCCGGGTGAGGACCCGTGGACGCCCGAAGAGGTCTCCGAGGCGCGCGCGGAGCTGACGGCCGAGGCCCTGCGGCTGCGTACCGAGATCACCACCTCGGAGGAGTCCCTGGTGGGGCTCATGCGGGACTCCGGGGACGGCGCCGGCGACGACCAGGCCGACACCGGGACCAAGAACATCACGCGCGAGAGCGAGATGGCCCTCGCGGCCAACGCACGCGAGATGCTGCTCCAGACCGAACGCGCCCTGGGGCGGCTCGACGCCGGCACCTACGGCCTGTGCGAGAACTGCGGCAATCCCATCGGCAAGGCGCGCATGCAGGCCTTCCCGCGCGCGACCCTGTGCGTGGAGTGCAAGCAGAAGCAGGAACGCCGGTACTGA
- the lspA gene encoding signal peptidase II, whose product MTEAERIIGTPDTPEAAGAEPEQDQTARPRGKRRIAVLFSVAAFAYALDLVSKMIVVARLEHHEPIEIVGDWLRFEAIRNAGAAFGFGEAFTVIFTVIAAAVIVVIARLARKLYSLPWAIALGLLLGGAFGNLTDRIFRSPGVFEGAVVDFIAPKHFAVFNLADSAIVCGGILIVLLSFKGLDPDGTVHKD is encoded by the coding sequence GTGACAGAGGCGGAGCGCATCATCGGTACGCCGGATACCCCAGAGGCGGCGGGGGCGGAGCCGGAGCAGGACCAGACGGCGCGGCCCAGGGGCAAGCGTCGTATCGCCGTGCTGTTCTCGGTGGCCGCCTTCGCGTACGCCCTCGACCTGGTCAGCAAGATGATCGTGGTCGCCAGGCTGGAGCACCACGAGCCGATCGAGATCGTCGGGGACTGGCTGAGGTTCGAGGCGATCCGCAACGCGGGCGCGGCCTTCGGCTTCGGTGAGGCCTTCACCGTGATCTTCACGGTGATCGCGGCGGCCGTGATCGTGGTCATCGCCCGCCTCGCCCGCAAGCTCTACAGCCTGCCCTGGGCGATCGCGCTGGGGCTGCTGCTCGGCGGCGCGTTCGGCAACCTCACCGACCGGATCTTCCGCTCCCCGGGCGTGTTCGAGGGCGCGGTCGTCGACTTCATCGCCCCCAAGCACTTCGCCGTCTTCAACCTCGCCGACTCGGCGATCGTGTGCGGCGGCATCCTGATCGTGCTGCTGTCGTTCAAGGGGCTCGACCCCGACGGCACGGTCCACAAGGACTGA